DNA sequence from the Bordetella genomosp. 9 genome:
CTATGCACCGCCAGCCACGCCGCGCTTCAGGCTACCCGAACGGACCTGCCCTACGATCTGTTGAAAGACTTCGTGCCGGTGGGGCAGTTGACGTTGACGCCCTATGTGCTGGTCGTGAATCCCGCAGTGCCGGCAAAGACGGTCGACGAGGTCATCAAGTTGTCGCACCAGCGTCCCAACGGTCTTACCTATGGTTCGGCAGGCATAGGCAGCATGCAGGAGCTGGCGGGCCAATTGCTGGTCAGCCAGGGCCATGCGCGCCTGCTGCATGTGCCGTACACGGGCGGCGGCCCTGCCATGGCGGCAGTGCTGGGCGGACAGCTCGACATGATTTTCGCGACGCCGCAAGAGGCGGTGCCTTTGGTCAGATCGGGGCGCTTGCGGGCAATCGCCGTCACCGGCGCTCAACGTTCGAATCTGTTCCCCGGCATTCCCACCGTGGCCGAAAGCGGCTTGAAGGGCTATGAGGTTACGCAGTTCTACGGCGTGCTCGCGCCGGCCGGCACCCCTGCCCAGGCCGTGGCCACCCTGAACAGGGACTTCACCGCGACAGTCGAATCGCCCGAGGTGAAGCAGCGCCTGGCCGACGAGGGCCAACAGGTGGTCACGTCCACCCCGGAGCAATTCCGGGCGTTCCTGGTCAACCAGATCCAGCAATTCAAGGCCGCGGCGTCAGGGCCTGCCGCGACAGGTGAAAAAGCAGCCCGTTGAACCGAATTTCGTGGGTTGAATCGTGGCGCCAGGCCACATAAATTGGAGGTTTGATCAAAAATGATTTTCCAGCATCGACGTATCGTGTCTCGACAGGGAAAGCTTGAGTCGAGGAACACCGTTTTCCGAAAAATCATCGCCAGCCTGGATGGCCACGGATCACGGCTTATAGGCGCGTGGGAAGTGCTGGTGGGTCCTGATGCGGGGTGCGCCATCTGGCAACTGCGCCAGTTCGCGGACTTGACGGCCTGGGATGCCCACCAGAATCGAGTCAGGGCGGACGAGAACCTGAGGGAGCACCACAACCAGAATCGCACGGTGGACATGACCGAGACGGCGATTCTTCGACAGGTTCCGGTCTCGCCCGCCTTGCCGGAGGAATGGCCCGCGGTTGAAAGCGTCATCAGCGCACCGCGCGGCTATGTTGAGCAACGCACGATGTGGTTCCAGCCCGGCACGACGCGAGAGCACCACAAGATCTACCAGGAAGAGGTTGCGCCGGCGCTTGAACGGGACGGCGTCAGGTTGATCGGGCTTTTCGACACCTACATCGGCCCTGGGACGAGCAACGGCGCGTCTGCCCGAAGCATCGAACTGCGGCGCTTCGACTCACTGGATTGCTGGCAGCAGTGGAAGGAAGGGCAAGACAGCGACCCGGCGCTTCGGGAGCTCATGCGCTCGAAATATATGCAGAAGATCGTGCAAGTGGACAGCGCGCTGATGCGGCCGCTTGACTACAGCCGGATACGCTAGGCGGCGTTACTGCACACAGAGGTATGATCGTGCTGTGGCCCGCGAAGTGGCGAAGCCTGCGGAATGATTGCCGAAAGGATGGGTGGGACAAGCGAATTGTCATTGTTGCGCTTGCAGGCCGCGCAGGATTTCAGTGAGTGCCACGTTCACATAGTAATTCCCACGCCCTATTCTTTGCTTTAGCAAAAAGCCGCCTTCGGCGAGGGCGTCTAGATATCTGGCCGCCGTAAGCCTGGATATTTTCAGATCATCTTGCAGAAACTCTATCTTGGTGTACGGGTGGGTGAATAGATTGTTGATAAGGTCCTGACTATAAAACTTATAACCGGCCCGAATGCGGTGCTTGTAGTCGAAGAGCGTAGTTTTAATGGCGGTAATAGTCGTAACCGTACGTCGTGCCGTTTGCTCCACCGCCTCCAGCATATAGAGAATCCAATCTTCCCAGCCATCCTCGTCGCGGACTTGCTGAAGGTGGCGGTAGTACTCTGATTTGGTATGAACGATGTAGCTGCTTAGGTAGAGGACGGGCACATCGAGCAGGGACTCCTTCACCAGATACAGAACGTTCAATATGCGTCCCGTTCGACCATTGCCATCATAGAAGGGATGAATGCTTTCGAATTGATGATGAATCAAGGCCATTTTGATTAGCGGATCGGCCTCGAATTGGTCGGAGTCGTTGATGAAGCGTTCTAGCTCGGTCATCAATCTTTCGATCTCCGCTGGATCTTGTGGGGGTGTATAAACGGTAATGCCATCGCCATCCCTCAGCGCCGTCCCAGGCAGTTTGCGAAAGCCCGCGCGATTGCGTTCCAGCTCGGTCTGGATCTGAACAATGTGGTTGACGGTGATCAAGCCCGTCTTCCGGACCTGTTCATAGCCCAGCCGCAGTGCCTGACGGTAGCGAAGTACTTCTTTCGCTGCATGGCTCGCGAATGCTTCAGGCACGACGTCGTCTTTGAACAGCTCATCGTGCGTAGTGACGATGTTTTCGATCTCGGAGCTGTCCTTCGCTTCCTGTAGCCCAAGGGTGTTGATCAAGATCCCTTGGTTTGGGATGGAGGCGGCTACCCCTTTGAGTTCGGCCAGGGCGCGGCTGCTACTCGCCAGCTTTTTGAGGATGGGCGGGCTGTCGAACCGACTTGCATCTAGCTGGCTGAGCGGAGGGATGGTGTAGAGGTCGGGCATGGCGGACATGTATAGAAAACGCGATTTTTTATACATGTTACCGGCGACGTGTATAAAAATCCGGCTTTTCTATACATGTCAGCGGCGTCCGAGAGGTGTCGACGGCTTTCAGGCAGGGAAGCAGACCTGCATTCGACCGCCTCGTAGGCCAAGCCGGTCCGCGGAATCTCGTGGTGCCCGGGGCCGGAATCGTATGCCTAATGTTTATGCGGCTTTCCGGGCAATATGGGGAATTTTTGGGGAGCCGTGAGGCGCCAGGAGCCGATCGACTTGCTCGATGGGGATGCGACCGCACCCATTCAGGGAGAGTTTCCCGTCCTTCATCAAGGAGCGAACTGTCGGACGACTCAGTCCCAACATCTCGGCTGCCTGGGTGATAGTAACTTGGCTGGGTCGGGGATGACGCTGCGCGTAGATTTCCACCGCGCGCAAAGCAACGTCGAGGCTCGCCAGGGAGTCACTGTGATCAAGTGTCATTGCAAATCCTAGAATGCCGCGCGGCAGTTTTGGTCGCGTTGTGCGAGGCACATCACACAGTCCGCGATCTCGCGCTCGGGAAAGATGGCAGTGGGACGCCGGATGCGGCATCCCATTGCCACCAATTGCCCGCGCCGTACTTTTCGTCGTAGTGCGCGGTTTTCTCGTTCTTGCGCTCGATATAGTCGGTGTCGGACATGCCCCACACCTCCATCGGCAGGGGATCGCCGGCGTCCAGTAGCCAGAAGTCTGGAAAGACCTGATCCGGGCCTGAATCGAAGCGCAGTGGTTTATCAAAGCGACGTCCTTCGGCGACCAGGCTGGCCGCGGCGGCGGCTTCGTAGCCGGAGTCGACCGGGATCCATTGCGGCGTCGTCAGCATCAGCGCGATGTCGCTGACTTGTGCGCGTACCGATCCGCCCATGGGAGCGGGTACATCGGTCTGTACGATCGCCACGACCTGTTCGCCGGACATCCAACCGTTGACCTCGATACGGAACTTGCGCTGCAGAACGTCCCAGGCCTCGGGCGTAAGCGCAAGGTGGGGGATCCCATGAAACCCCGCAATCGGCAGGCGCTGCGCCTCTTCCATCCCGGCTTGATATTGGGCCAAGGGCGCGACCACAACGAGGCGTCGACGCCGATTCATGGCTTCCGTTGCCTTGGCCTTGTTCAGGTCGGCCTGCCGCCCCGTTGCCGTCGGCGTGGAGATCAGCAGGTTGCCGGATAGGCGCACGCGGCCAACATACGTCGCGGCGGCTACTCGAGGCAGGTGGTGATGCAGCACGCCGAGCGTCCGCTTGCCCTGCGTCGCGGGCGACCACACGTTGAAGCCTGCCTGGGTCCACAAATAGTGCAACAGGCCAAGCAAGGTCATGCTCGCCTGGCTGGAACCTCGGCGCACGGCTGACGCTTTTTGTTCTGTCGGCGAATCCCCCGGACCTTCTTCCGGTGCAGATGTTGGGCGTTGCTGCAGGCCGAGCTTGAGCTTGATTTTCGTGTTGCCGTCATCCAGTTCCTGGACGACGCTGCGGCGATAGGCGCCGAGCTCGGACATTTCGGGATCCACGCCGGAATAGACGCAGTCTTCGCTATGTTCCGGGCCGGTATCGGGGAATCGCGCCAGATGGAAGCGATCCGAATTGGAACGGCTATGAATCGAAAGGCGCTTTTCACCCGGGCCAGGACACAGGCAACGCACCTCGGCCTTCCCGTGGGAAAGCACAAGCACGCGCTTCCACGAAGCGGCATATTGTTCTTCGGTCTGGAATTCGGGGGAGTAGGCGCGGCTCGCGCCGCCCACGGAGATCTCCGCTGGGTAAAGTTTGCGATCCATGGAAAGGTCCCGATGGCAAAGCATGTGTTTAGCTGCTAAACAGCCCATCCGAATCGGTGCGCTCCGCGGGGCGTGTTTAGCAGCTAAACACGGGCCTTTGATGTGAACGCCGATTCGGATGCCGCCTGCGAGATACCACGACGCGGGCGGCGTCTTGCCGACTTGCACGGCACAGGTGCGTTGTTCTCCGAACCTGGTCTTCGCCAGACACGTTACTCGCCACGTGAGGCATGAAGCTGTTGCTGGGGCGCTCGCGTGAAGGCATTGCAGTCGGATTCCCGTCTGTATCTGCTCGGCTTTCATTCGAGCGACCTGATTGCTGGCCGTCTTAGCGGCGTTGCCACGGTGAGTCGTCGCTCTCGCGAGATCAATGTGCCTGTCAGGCTCTGCACCTGTCCGGATTCACTACGCCGACCTATTTCGATCGACGGGCTTCACGGGCCACCACTTGGCACACTGATTCTTGCCGCTTCTTTTTCGTCCAGGGCATGCGGCTATCTCCCGATCGCGGCGCTTCTCAGCGAACGCGGGACATGTGGTGTTTCGTTGTGTTAAAGAGCATTGGCAAGCAAATGTACTTTTTAGTACATGTTCCGTCAATACCTTTTGGTACATATTTCAGATCTCCGCGTTTTATCGCGAATTAAGCGAGGGCAGCTACAATAAGATACATATGTATCGCAACGCCCCAGTTCCAAGTTCCGGTTAGCTGCTGTCAGCGCTGCCCCGTTAGCCGCTCGATTTGTCGCGGCTCCAGACCAATCGCAAGCGCAGACGATTGGAGGGCGCGGCTGTGCGCGTGCCGCATGAGCCATACACCGGTGAGTGCAGATTAAGCCGATCTTTTTTTCTGCATTGCCCCCGCGATGAACTCGGAAACACGTATATCGAGTTCATGCTTCTTCTCCGCGCTAAGCGTCACGAAGTCATCATAGGAGGCGACCCGAAAGGGCCAAGTCGGGGAGGGGAGAGGTGGATGGTGTCTCTCGCGTGCTGGCGAGGGCAAATCGGAAGCCGCAGCGTGCAAGCCTTCCAAATATCGCAGAGGCATGCCGACTTTTGCCTCGAGGTTTCTAGCTCGCCTTGAGCCGAAGCTCTTGGTCCGGAGCAGCTGAGAGATCTCGCTTTCATTAAGGCTATGCGCCTTACAAAACGCGCGCGTGTTCGGGTAGTGCGCTTGTATCCACGCCCTAAGTTGGTCCCGACGGACCTGCATTTCGTGCGCGGCGGCGTCCATGCAGCGGATTCTGCATGACCCACCGGTGCTTTACCAAAAAGTACAAGACATTTATGCCAAAAATATGTACTCTTTAGTACATATGGATGCCATCAAACGATTCGCCCGTATTGAGCCGCTTATTCATTGGCTCAAAACAACGCCCATCACCGAGGCGCGCGCGCGATGCCTCGCGCAACGCACCACATGGGACTACGTCCGACAAATCGCCTATGGGTACAAATTGGTCGGGCCCCGCAAAGGCCTTGCGATCGAGCGTGCCACTGGAGTGCCGCGAAGTGTCTTGCGCCCCCGCGATTTTTGGCTTACTTGGCCAGATCTTTCGCCCCCTGCCGTCACGGACCCGCCGCACGGCCAAATCTGTCGGGAGTGACTGCCCATCAACCCACCCATAGTGTGTTTAGCCGCTAAACCGGGATAGCCGGGGCCAGGCGGCGAGGAAGTTCCAAATCCAGAGGATCATCCAATGAAAACTGTTGTTGTCGCACAGAACAAAGGTGGAGTGGGAAAAACCGCTACCGCTGCGCATATCGCCTTTCACGCCGCAGAGGCAGGCCTGCGTGTCCTGGCCGTAGATCTCGATACCGGCAACTTGTCGAAGACGCTCGCTAGGTACCAGCTGACCATTCCTGCGAGTTCACTGTTCCTCGATACGCTGCCGCCAGCAGCAGCGTCTGATAGTCCAATCGGATTGATCGCGGCTGACCTTTTGCTTGCCAACGTCATCTATCTGCCGCTGGACCAGGCGCTCATGAATTACCCGGTAAATCTGCGGGCCTTCGAAACGCAGGGCTATGACCTCTGCGTGATCGACACCCCTGCGAGCATCGGGATCGCGACGATCACGGCTCTTCGCAACGCCGATGCGGTTATCAGCCCGGTCGAGATGGAGGACTACAGCATCGAAGGCATCAAGGGGATGATGCGCGTCATTCTCAATGCGCGGCAGCACAACCCGAGGCTTTCCTTCCTAGGGATCGTGCCGAGCCGGGTAGATAGCCGCAATCCGAGGCAGGTGCGCCATCTTGCTGCGGTCCGAAGTGCCAACGAAAAGCTCCTCGCTCCGGTAGTCATCGGCCTGCGCACAAGCGTGGCAGAGGCACTTGCTAGCGGCGAGGCCGTCTGGAAAAGCCGCAAAACCTCAGCCCGCGCGGCCGGTGCCGAAATGCGTGCGCTAGGGGTGCATGTCCTCGACAAGATGGGGGTCGCGAAATGAGTTTAGACGCTAAACCTGAAGGTGCCGCCGGCATTGATTTGGCAGGACTTGGCGATCTGGCATCCATGTTGGACGCTCCGATGCACACCGCCGGCGAAGCGACCTACTTCGATCTGGCTGTGATCCACGAAGATGAAGGGAACTCCCGTACGGCCGACAATCCCGGATTCAGCGCCGAGAGCATCAACGAACTGGCCACGTCGATCGCGAAGAAGGGCATCAAGTCGCCGATTTCGCTGCGTCCGCATCCCACCATGCCGGGTCGTTTTGTTATCAACCATGGGCATCGCCGTTTCCGCGCCGCCGGGGTCGCGGGACTGACGCAGGTCCCGGCATTCGTAGACGCGGACTTTGACGATATCGACCAGGTCATCGAAAACGTGCAGCGCGAGAATCTAACTGCGCGCGAGATCGCAGACTTCATCGGGCGCAAGCTCTCCGAAGGCATGGCACAGGCGGATGTCGCCGGAATGCTGGGTAAATCCAGGGCCTGGGTGAGTCAACACGTTCGCATGCTCTCACTGCCCGACCCTGTCGCCCACGCTGTGGTGACTGGTAAGGTCCAGGATGTCACATTAGCCAATGAGTTGGCGAGCGCCCACCGTGAGGCGCCGGCAGCGGTGGAAGCGTTGTTGACCAAGACGGATACGAAGCCCACGCGCAGCACGGTTAAGGAGATCCGCAGGGATGCCAAAGTGGCAAAGCCGTCGCCTATGCGTAAACCGAATCGCGAGGCGATGGCTTCCGCGAAAGCGGAGCTGCAACGCAGGCGCAACAGGGACGCACTGACCCACAGCGAGCCAGCGGATCTCTCGTTGCACCGGGAAGGCGTCGACGCACTCTGGCGGCTAATCAAGATTGCGAACCAGTACACGGGGCAAAGCAAACGCGTCGCGGATTTTCTTCTCGCTTGGTGGAACGCGACCAGTTGCGGTGGCTTCGATCTCACGGACCTGTGGAGCGTGGATCGCGAAATCGCGGACGACATGATGCGCGTGCTCTCTCTCATTCGCCAGACGAAAGCGTATCCAGGCACGCTATCCCCCACGATCCATGCGGCATTCAAGTCGCTCGTGACCAGCAGGCGGCCGCACCTGGTCGATGAATAGTTCCGGTCGATGGGAATTTAGCGGCTAAACACTGGCTCGATGCTCATCGGAGGCGATCCCATGTTCGTAGACTTCCTCTTTCGCATCCTATTCCTCTCGCAATTGCAATCGGTTCGCCGGCAACGTTCGTGAGGGCCATGTCGTACCTGCTCGGCATTGGTGTCGCGCTCAATTAGGCAGCGTTGGTGTTCCCCGGGGCCACAGCGGTAGAACAGCACCGAATGCCGGTCCTGCTTCGACGCCAGTGCACTACGTGTATGCGTCTGAGCGCGTCCCTGCGCAGAACCGCGTCGTCTAGATCGCCTAGATGGATGAAGGTGGAGCAGCCTAAGAGCCTATGGCTTTGTGCATGACCGGCTTCGGCGACCACTTGGCTCACGGCGGTCGACCTGTGGACATCCGTTGGGAGCAGGAGTGCCTGAACAACCATAGGTCCCTGTCATTTGCCGACGCTAAGGAGAAAATCGATGGCTGGCGGACGTACTATAACGAGGTTCGTCCACACTCCGCGCTGAAGTGGCAGGCACCTGCCGAATACGCGCGTTGGCGCTTGGCCGAAGGCCAAAACGCTGTCTCCAATGAGTCGGAAATTTAGGCTTCTGATCCGGACTAATTCGGGGTTGGGGTCATACGCCGAATTTCTCGAATTTAGATCGGGGTGGGTATGCATAAGCTTCGACGTCCCGCGCGGTGTGCTGTGCTGTTTGGTAACCAGAAAAACTCCGGCTATCAACCCAGTTCTTGACAGGCTAGCCAATGTCGGTCACATTGGTTTCAAGACTCAAGTACCGCGATTCTGTTCCGTCCTGCGCCCAAGCGCTCTACCGTTCATAGTCCTTTCCTTGGAATCCCGCTCGAAGGAGCATCCCTCCACCCCAAGGAATGACCATGCAGGCGTACATCTTCAAGTGGTTCTACTCCGCTCGGCGCTTCGGTTGCGGAATGCTGAGGTCCTGCTGCCACGGTCTGTTTGACGGCTGGGGGGTAATAGGGAGTCGTGGCGTTTCGACATCCTCGAGGAACCGGTGCATGAATTTCATTATCGACGGAGGCGCTAAAGCCTCCGAGCCGATCAGAATTCGCGATCTGTAAAACTAAGCCCTCGATCGAGGGCTTTTTAATTGCGATCGACAACATTAGGAGCGACAACCATGGCGAAAGGCCAGATCCGCGGCAATCGAGAAGCGAAAAAGCCGAAGCAACCCCCCAAGCCGGCGCCTGTTCCGGCAACGGGCCCGCGCCCTTCTACCGGGGGCGAGCAATCAAAACCAAAGCAAAAATAAAGAACTCGGCGCGCTGGGATGACCGAGCGCCGGTCAGAAGCGAGCTATTCGGCGCCGAACGGCTTGCTCAACATGGGCGCAGCTTGGCAGAAGCCCAGAAGGTCAGTAGTCGGCCGCCTCGGGTATTGGCGCTGCGCAAACGCCTGGACAGCAACGCCGCCGCTCTTCTGTCAGCCTATCGTGAGAGCGCACAGGAACTCGAGAAGGGTCGCAGCGTGGAACCTGCGGCAGATTGGCTACTTGATAACTATCACGTAGTGGAAGAGCAGATCCGGCAGATTCGCGAGGATTTGCCTCCAGGGTATTACCGGCAGCTTCCTCAGCTTGCCAACGGTCCTTTTGAAGGCTATCCACGAGTGCTGGGTGTCGCCTGGGCGTTCGTGGCCCATACGGACAGCAACTTCGACCCGGAAATATTGCGGCGCTTCGTTTCCGCATACCAGGAAGTCCAGGCGCTGACCATCGGCGAGCTGTGGGCGATTGCCATCACTCTGCGTATCGTGTTGGTCGAAAATCTGCGCCGCCTCGCGGAGGAATTTGGTGCCGGCCGCGCGGCCCGGCAGGAGGCGGACAAAATCGCCGATGCCATGTTGCATCCGGGGGATGCCGGCGACTCGAGCGCGGCTCCAACTATCGATACCTTGAAGCACATGCCGGCGGCTCTGCCCGAGATATTCGCTGCGCAACTGAGCAAACGCTTGCGTGACCTAGATCCGCAGGAAACGCCAGTCTTGAGCTGGCTGCAAGGACATCTCGACGCGCAAGGCTCCACTGTTGAAGATGTGGTGCGGCAGGCGCAGCAATGGCAGGGTGCAGCCAACGTCAGCGTGCGCAACGTGATTTCGAGTATGCGCCTCATCTCCGACATCGACTGGGCGGAATGGTTTGAAAGTGTCAGCCTGACAGACAGATGCCTTCGGGAAGCTTGCCCTTTTGCGGAAATGGATTTCGCGACGCGGGATCTGTATCGCAAGGGAATCGAGCAGCTAGCTCGTGGCTCGTCCATGAGTGAGCTCGAAGTGGCTCGGAACGCTTCGGCAATGGCAGCAGCGGCCCTTGCGGAGCCTTGTGATTCCGACCGCGAACGTCGTGGCGATCCGGGCTTCTATTTGGTCGGCAGGGGTAGGACGGCCTTGGAAGTCCGCATCGCATATCGGCCGCCACTGCGCCTTCGCCTGGACCGTTGGGCGACGCGGTCGGGAATGCTGGGGTACATGGGCCTGATCGTTGTCCTTTCATTCGCCCTTGCCGGATTGGTGGCCTGGGTTATGGGAATCACAACGATGGGCGCGATGCCGTTCCTGCTGCTCGCGTTCCTGCCCGCCACCGAGCTCGCGACTGCCCTGGTGAATCGCTTAGTCACCTGGAAACTGGGCGCCGCCGTACTGCCAGGGGTCGATATGACTCGCAACGTACCCGGTGAGTGCCGAACTTTGGTGGCTGTGCCCATACTTCTCACCACCCAAGCCGCGTTGCTTGAGCAGGTGGAACAGCTGGAAGTCCTGTTCCTGTCCGGGGCCGGCGGCGACCTAGTGTATGCGTTGCTCACAGATGGCCTGGATGCGGAATCCGAGATCATGGCGGGCGACGAGGCGATGCTGCAGGCCGGCGCTTCGGCCATTGCGCATCTGAATTCGAAGCATGGCGCGGCGCCCGCCGGCAGCAGATTCCTGCTCCTGAATCGCCGCCGGCTCTATAACCCGCCCGAAGGCGTATGGATGGGATGGGAGCGCAAGCGAGGAAAATTGCACGAGCTGAACAGACTGCTGCGCGGCGCCACGGACACGAGCTATACGCCGATCGAAGGGTTGTCGCAGCGTTTATCGCCCGGCGTACGCTACGTCATTACGCTCGATGCCGACACACGTCTGCCTCGTGATGTCGCGGAAATGCTGATAGGCAAGATGGCACATCCGTTGAATCGGCCACGCTTCGACGCCGAGCGCCGACGAATCATCGAAGGGCACGCCATTTTGCAACCCAGGGTGACGCCATCGCTGCCGCGCCATCGGGAAGGTTCCATTTACCAACGCCTGTTTTCCAGTCCTGCGGGCATGGACCCATACGCGGCGGCGGTGTCCGACGTCTACCAGGATCTATTCGGGGAAGGTTCGTACGCCGGCAAGGGTATCTATGACGTCGATGCATTCGAAGAAGTGCTCGCCGGCCGCGTCCCTGACAACACGATGCTGAGCCACGATCTTTTCGAAGGCATATTCGCGCGGGCGGCACTGGCATCCGATGTGGAAGTGATCGAGGAGTTTCCGGCGCGTTACGACGTAGCCGTCCGCCGCACGCATCGATGGACACGCGGCGATTGGCAATTGTTGCCATGGATATTCGGCCGCCGCAAACGCAGTGGTGCCTTGCCCAGCGCAGGTCGGGGAAAGATGGCGGACAATCTGCGACGGTCCCTGCTGGCGCCTGCAGGTTTCCTGGCGCTGCCGGCGACGTGGCTCTTGCCATTGCATGCGGCATGGACTGGTACTCTTTTCGTCTTGCTTTGCCAGGCAATCCCGGCATTGTTATCCCCATTCAGCTTCGCCACGGCGCGTCGCAGGGGAGTCGCGTTCAGCCACCGCACCGCGATATTTGCTAAGGACCTGTCCCAGGCTGGCCAGCAGGTCTTCGCGACGTTCACGCTACTGCCCGATACTTCGTGGCGAATGGCGGATGCCATTATCCGCACGCTTTGGCGCCTGGCGGTCAGCCGGCGGCATTTGCTCGAATGGACCACCGCGGCGCAATCGGCAAGCGTCGCCCGATCCGGCGTCGCCGGAATGTATCGCATGATGTGGCCCGGCGTGTTGCTGGGCATCTTCGCTTGCGTCGCGGTGCTCTGGATCCATCCGCTTGCATGGCCGCTGGTCACACCCTTTCTCTTGCTGTGGGCCTTCGCACCTCTTTACGCTTGGTGGATCAGCTGTGCGAGCGCGCTCCCGTCCCAGCTGCGTATCACCGAGTCGACCGAATTGTCGCTGCGAAGGACGGCGCGGCGCACCTGGCGATTTTTCGAAACCTTCGTCACACGCAACGATCATCTGTTGCCGTGCGATAACTTTCAGGAGACGCCCACACCTGTGCTGGCTCGACGCACTTCGCCAACGAACATGGGGCTCTACCTGCTGTCCATCGTGGCGGCACGCGATTTCGGTTGGATCGGGACGCAAAAGGCAATCGATCGGCTGCAGGGCACCCTGGCCACGATGCGCAAGCTTGAACGCCACCGGGGACACTTCCTGAACTGGTATGCCACGGATGACCTGCATGTTCTTGCGCCGGCCTACGTCTCTTCGGTCGACAGTGGCAATCTGGCGGGACACCTCATCGCGCTGGGCAATGCCTGCCGTGAGTGGAGGGAAAGCCCGTTCGGGCAAACCATGCGCCAAGGTTTGCAGGATACGATCGCTTTGGCGCGGGAGACCATTGCCGAAATGGCCATGGCCGGTAACGATCCGCTGCGTCAATTGACGCAAGCGCTAGACGAAATGGATGTGATGCTGTCCGACCGGCAGGACACCCGATCGTTGCTGCCCGCGCTGTTGCGTCTTGCGACCAAGGCTGGTCGCTACGCGCGCACGCTGGAGCTGGGGGGAGCCGACGGCTCGCCAGCCGACCTGACGTTCTGGACCGATGCGCTTGCCGCGGCAATTCAGGAGCATCGCTCGGACGTCGATGCATCGCGTCATCGAGGTGAAACCGACGCCCTGTTGCTGGCGATCGCGAGGGAAGCGCGGGAGATGGCTGTGGCCATGGAGTTCGGTTTCCTGCTTGACCCGGAACGCAAGCTGCTTTCGATCGGGTATTCGGTGGCGGAAAACAGGCTGGACGCGAGTTGTTATGACTTGCTCGCCTCGGAAGCTCGGTTGGCGAGCCTTTTCGCGATTGCGAAAGGAGATGTGCCCTCCAAGCACTG
Encoded proteins:
- a CDS encoding Bug family tripartite tricarboxylate transporter substrate binding protein, with translation MKTTNTNMIAGTSRDHPLQGRRRVLRAFGPLSALAALGMGTMPLSALADGYPEHPLRLIVPMAPGGGADISMRLIAQKMQALWKPGVFVENRGGGTGAVGLTLVKSARPDGYTIVLCTASHAALQATRTDLPYDLLKDFVPVGQLTLTPYVLVVNPAVPAKTVDEVIKLSHQRPNGLTYGSAGIGSMQELAGQLLVSQGHARLLHVPYTGGGPAMAAVLGGQLDMIFATPQEAVPLVRSGRLRAIAVTGAQRSNLFPGIPTVAESGLKGYEVTQFYGVLAPAGTPAQAVATLNRDFTATVESPEVKQRLADEGQQVVTSTPEQFRAFLVNQIQQFKAAASGPAATGEKAAR
- a CDS encoding NIPSNAP family protein is translated as MIFQHRRIVSRQGKLESRNTVFRKIIASLDGHGSRLIGAWEVLVGPDAGCAIWQLRQFADLTAWDAHQNRVRADENLREHHNQNRTVDMTETAILRQVPVSPALPEEWPAVESVISAPRGYVEQRTMWFQPGTTREHHKIYQEEVAPALERDGVRLIGLFDTYIGPGTSNGASARSIELRRFDSLDCWQQWKEGQDSDPALRELMRSKYMQKIVQVDSALMRPLDYSRIR
- a CDS encoding Fic family protein, encoding MPDLYTIPPLSQLDASRFDSPPILKKLASSSRALAELKGVAASIPNQGILINTLGLQEAKDSSEIENIVTTHDELFKDDVVPEAFASHAAKEVLRYRQALRLGYEQVRKTGLITVNHIVQIQTELERNRAGFRKLPGTALRDGDGITVYTPPQDPAEIERLMTELERFINDSDQFEADPLIKMALIHHQFESIHPFYDGNGRTGRILNVLYLVKESLLDVPVLYLSSYIVHTKSEYYRHLQQVRDEDGWEDWILYMLEAVEQTARRTVTTITAIKTTLFDYKHRIRAGYKFYSQDLINNLFTHPYTKIEFLQDDLKISRLTAARYLDALAEGGFLLKQRIGRGNYYVNVALTEILRGLQAQQ
- a CDS encoding helix-turn-helix domain-containing protein, with amino-acid sequence MPHPASHCHLSRARDRGLCDVPRTTRPKLPRGILGFAMTLDHSDSLASLDVALRAVEIYAQRHPRPSQVTITQAAEMLGLSRPTVRSLMKDGKLSLNGCGRIPIEQVDRLLAPHGSPKIPHIARKAA
- a CDS encoding DUF1173 family protein, with the translated sequence MDRKLYPAEISVGGASRAYSPEFQTEEQYAASWKRVLVLSHGKAEVRCLCPGPGEKRLSIHSRSNSDRFHLARFPDTGPEHSEDCVYSGVDPEMSELGAYRRSVVQELDDGNTKIKLKLGLQQRPTSAPEEGPGDSPTEQKASAVRRGSSQASMTLLGLLHYLWTQAGFNVWSPATQGKRTLGVLHHHLPRVAAATYVGRVRLSGNLLISTPTATGRQADLNKAKATEAMNRRRRLVVVAPLAQYQAGMEEAQRLPIAGFHGIPHLALTPEAWDVLQRKFRIEVNGWMSGEQVVAIVQTDVPAPMGGSVRAQVSDIALMLTTPQWIPVDSGYEAAAAASLVAEGRRFDKPLRFDSGPDQVFPDFWLLDAGDPLPMEVWGMSDTDYIERKNEKTAHYDEKYGAGNWWQWDAASGVPLPSFPSARSRTV
- a CDS encoding ParA family protein, with protein sequence MKTVVVAQNKGGVGKTATAAHIAFHAAEAGLRVLAVDLDTGNLSKTLARYQLTIPASSLFLDTLPPAAASDSPIGLIAADLLLANVIYLPLDQALMNYPVNLRAFETQGYDLCVIDTPASIGIATITALRNADAVISPVEMEDYSIEGIKGMMRVILNARQHNPRLSFLGIVPSRVDSRNPRQVRHLAAVRSANEKLLAPVVIGLRTSVAEALASGEAVWKSRKTSARAAGAEMRALGVHVLDKMGVAK
- a CDS encoding DUF7673 family protein, which encodes MSLDAKPEGAAGIDLAGLGDLASMLDAPMHTAGEATYFDLAVIHEDEGNSRTADNPGFSAESINELATSIAKKGIKSPISLRPHPTMPGRFVINHGHRRFRAAGVAGLTQVPAFVDADFDDIDQVIENVQRENLTAREIADFIGRKLSEGMAQADVAGMLGKSRAWVSQHVRMLSLPDPVAHAVVTGKVQDVTLANELASAHREAPAAVEALLTKTDTKPTRSTVKEIRRDAKVAKPSPMRKPNREAMASAKAELQRRRNRDALTHSEPADLSLHREGVDALWRLIKIANQYTGQSKRVADFLLAWWNATSCGGFDLTDLWSVDREIADDMMRVLSLIRQTKAYPGTLSPTIHAAFKSLVTSRRPHLVDE